A single region of the Vicia villosa cultivar HV-30 ecotype Madison, WI linkage group LG4, Vvil1.0, whole genome shotgun sequence genome encodes:
- the LOC131600441 gene encoding replication protein A 32 kDa subunit A — MFSSSQFDSSNAFSGGGFTSSQLNETSPAPTKSRDSQGLIPVTVKQISEADQSGDEKSNFAINGVDLTNVTLVGMVYEKAERNTDVNFVLDDGTGRIKCRRWVNESFDTKEMEEVLNGMYVRVYGNLKSFQGVRQLGAFSVRPVTNFDEIPFHFIDCIHNHLRTKVKLEGTPSAYPPSNTSMNTTVKSALNGSQAQSNPGYTQYSTDGLKDCDKLVIDYLQQHSSMLDERGIHVDELARELKLPLDRIKLSVKALEDDGLVYSTIDDSHYKQA; from the exons ATGTTCTCCAGCTCCCAATTCGATTCCTCCAACGCCTTCTCCGGCGGCGGATTCACGTCCTCGCAACTCAATGAAACTTCTCCGGCACCGACTAAG aGCCGCGATTCTCAGGGTTTGATTCCGGTTACAGTGAAGCAGATCAGTGAAGCAGATCAATCTGGTGATGAAAAGTCCAATTTCGCAATCAACGGTGTCGATCTCACAAAT GTGACCTTGGTTGGAATGGTGTATGAGAAAGCTGAGAGGAACACTGatgttaattttgttttggatgaTGGAACTGGGCGGATCAAATGCCGAAGATG GGTTAATGAGTCTTTTGACACAAAGGAAATGGAGGAAGTATT GAATGGCATGTATGTTCGTGTTTATGGGAACTTGAAAAGCTTTCAAGGTGTAAGGCAGCTTGGCGCCTTCTCTGTCAG GCCTGTGACAAATTTTGATGAGATCCCTTTTCACTTCATCGATTGCATACATAACCATCTCCGTACCAAAGTTAAG TTGGAAGGAACCCCTTCTGCATATCCTCCATCAAACACATCTATGAACACTACTGTCAAAAGTGCATTGAATGGATCTCAGGCACAATCCAATCCG GGATATACACAATATAGCACTGATGGACTCAAGGATTGTGATAAATTAGTGATTGACTACCTGCAGCAGCATTCAAGCAT GTTAGATGAAAGGGGAATCCATGTTGACGAACTAGCAAGAGAGCTCAAGCTTCCATTGGACAGGATCAA GTTGTCTGTAAAAGCTCTTGAAGATGATGGTCTGGTATACTCCACCATAGATGACTCCCACTACAAACAAGCTTGA